CCGCGGCGCTGTTCTAGGAGGGGACCGGACCGGGGCCGTCGTCAGAACGAAGGGCCCCCGCCAGCTCAGGACGAACTCGCTTCACTCCTGCCGCGACGCCAGGATCGTCGGCGGAAGGGCGAGCCGGACCAACCCGTCCATCTCCTCGTCGAGCGCATCCGACCCGGCTCGGGGATGTCCGCCCCCTTCGGGCGCTCCTGGGGGAACGGCGGTCAGGTCCTGCGGCTCATCCGGATTCGGGTAGGCGCCGCTGAGTGCCACATCGCATCCCGCGCACGGGCTCTCAGTATTCGGAAGCGGACAGGATGGGCTTTACTCTGCCGGTCGGGTCCCGCAAGGCTTGATTGACAATTCGGAGGAGGTGATCAGGGTCGACGGGCTTCGTGACGAAGTCGTGTGCGCCTTCTCTGACGGCCTGCAGGGCGGTCCCGATGTCGCCATAGGTCGCCATGACGACGACCCGGCAGTGGTGGTACATCTCGCGCACCTCCCGCAGGAGTCCGATGCTGCCCCCGCGCTTTAAGAGGTGCAGGTCGCTCAACACGAGGTCGTACCGTGCGGCGCTCAGGATCTCGAGGGCTTGGCGGGGATCGGACGCCTCGGTGACCAGGTAGCCGGGGCCCTCGAGCACCGACGTGAGCATGCGTCTGACGCTAGCGTCTTCTTCAACGATCAGAATGCTTCTCAACATATCGCGCGCACAGGATAGGCGCCTCGGCACCGACGGAGCAATCCGGTGAGTCCAGGAGCCGCATCGAGGAAAACCCCTGAAGCGAGCTCGGGGCCTCTCCCGGCGCAGCCGAGCGGGAGAGAACCGGGAACTACAGCGAGTGGGATGCGGTGTGGGGGTGGCCGGCGGGCTTCTGCCGGCGTTTCTCCCTCAGGCGGAACGCTCCCAGGCGCTGAGCCAGGGGGGCGAGATGCCCGCCATATTCAGGCTCTTGAGCACTCGCTCGGGCGTCCCCCAGTCACACCAGGTGAGGGCGCGCAACCCCAACACGGCGAGGGAGGGCGGGCAGGGCTCGAGGATCGAACGGGAGAAGTTGGCGGTCGGCGCCAGGAGGTAGGCCTGCCGGGTCGCCGAGGCTTCGTCGTCGGTATCGGAAAAGGGGGCGATCCGCGCAAGCTGGTCGTGGAGGCGCGGGAGAAACTGTTGCCCCGCATCGAGGAGTCTGGACGCCTTGGCGACAAACACCAGCGTGTTCCAGAGGCAGCCTCGCGCGAGCAAGGTTCGGGCGGTCTCCGCCGACGGCTTTTCCCAGAACCGCCGCACCCGACGGAGCGGGCCGGTGGTGGTGCGGTCCAGGATCTCTCCGGGCTCGATCCACCCGTACTCCCTCTCGGGCTCGGACGGTCGTGCGGCGAGCAGGACGATCCAGCCGGGGTGCTGGCTGACCCAACCCGCTACCTCTGCGACGCTGCCCATGAAGGTCCGCTCGTCGAGGATGAAATGGTCGGATGGGAACACGGCGACGGTCGCGTCCGGATCTCGCCACCGGATTCAGTGGACGGGGAAAAGGATGCCGGCTGCCGTGCCCCGATCCGCCGGCTGGACCAGCACGCGAGGAGCGGGCGAACCGTCGAATTCAGCCGCGATGTACTCGGCGTGGCTCCCAAGCGTCACGACCACGGTCCGCTCTCGGGGAATGACGAGCGCCACTCGATCCAGCGTGTGGCGAAGCAGAGACCGCGACCCGACCAGCGTGGCATACTGCTCGGGCGCTCCTCGCCGTGGACGCGGCGGGTGAGGGTGCGCAGACGTACGCCTTGTCCTCCAGCGAGGACGATGGCCCAGAGCCGACCTCGAGCCTTCTCGGCTGGCTCCGACGATTTTCGCTGAGGCGCCTCTGGCTGAATCACGAGCGCTCCGCCTTCGTCGGGAACCTGCAATGATCTGAGGCCGCTGCGCGCGTCGCCGCCGGCAGCATAGGGAAATGCCCGGAAACCGGCTAGTCGGGTAGATCCCCGGTTTCGGGCATGGGAAATACCTGAGCCATGTACGGAGAATCCCTGAGGCGTTCCCTCTTGGAGCCCGCCGGGATTCAGGGCGAGGTGAGGTTGTCGGGCAAGGCAAAGCCGGCTTTGCCCAACAACCGAGGTCGAGTGACGACTTCTTGGGCAGGCTCCAATTCTGCCCATAAAGTATGCCGACCGTATTTAAGGTGGTTAGATGAGCGCTGCCCTCCTTGACAGTAGGTAGTTAATCAATGCTAGAACTCTATGCTGATCGCCGAATTGGCGGGCTGGTGCGATACTATCTGGCACGGGCAGGAGAGGCCCTGATGGTCTTTCCGGACGAAATCCGAAAGTGTGTGGTATTTCTCGGGTGCCGTTTCTCGGATGGAATCAAGCCCGTCGGGACCGGCTTCTTCTTGGGCACCCCCTTGGCTGAATTCCCGGAGAGGAGTTTGTGGGATCTCGTCACCGCCAAGCATGTTATCCAGGGAATCCGCAAGCGAAGTGTTGACCAGAAGGTTTACATCCGACTCAATCTCAAGGCCGGTGGTACTGCTGTGATTGAATCGCTGATTACCCAATGGGATTTTCACCCGACCCCTTCGGTAGACGTGGCCGTCGTACCATGCACTCCGCCTGAAGAATTCGATGTCAAGGCATATGACATTCGGGCATCAGCGATCCCAGATGTGATTGCCCGAAATGCCATCGGCATTGGCGATGAGGTATTCTTCCCCGGCCTTTTTATCAACTACTTCGGAGCAGAACGGAATATTCCGATTGCCAGAATCGGGAACATCGCCGCGATGCCCGAGGAGCCCGTGCAGACACAGATGGGGCCGATGGAAGCTTACTTGGTCGAGGCACGTTCCATCGGTGGCCTCAGTGGATCTCCAGTCTTTGTCCACCTCGGTCTTGCCCGGGCCTTCGGGGGCGAAGTTCTATTTGCGAAAAATGTGGCAGGGTCTGGCGGAATATTCTATCTGCTTGGCTTGATGCATGGACATTACGATGTTACGTTGCCTGTCCAGAGCGAGGCCGATGCCGATGCGCTCCGGAACGAGGCGATTAACATGGGCATCGCCATCGTCGTCCCCGTTAC
This sequence is a window from Candidatus Rokuibacteriota bacterium. Protein-coding genes within it:
- a CDS encoding response regulator; the protein is MLTSVLEGPGYLVTEASDPRQALEILSAARYDLVLSDLHLLKRGGSIGLLREVREMYHHCRVVVMATYGDIGTALQAVREGAHDFVTKPVDPDHLLRIVNQALRDPTGRVKPILSASEY